The stretch of DNA TCCTTCCAAAGATAAAATGTCTAGGAGAAATAGGATTAGACAAACGGTTCGTTCCCAAAACGTACAAGCTTCAACTAAAAATCTTCCAAGAATTCCTAGAAAATGCTAGAAACTACAACTTGATAGTGAATCTTCATGCTGCTGGAGCGTGGAGAGAAGTCTATAACCTCGTCAAGAAATATGACGTTAGCAGAGCTATCTTTCACTGGTACAGCGGTCCATTAGACCTACTGAGGGAAATCGTGGACAGCGGCTACTGCATAACGATAAACCCTACGGTGGTCATAAACAAAAAGCATATGCAAGCTCTAAAACAAGCAAGTATAGAAAACATACTAACTGAGAGCGATGGACCATATAAATATCGGGGATTCGATCTGAGACCGGAGCTTATTAAAAACACGATAAAAGTGATAGCTCAGGTGAAAAATATCAACGTAGAACAAGTTAAAAAACAAATATTATACAACTTTAATAAACTGTTCAAATAGCGACCATATTAAACCGTGAAGACCCAAAAACTCAAACAGTCGAATGAATTAGTAAGATCGCTTATAGAATTCGAGCAAAATCTCATGATATAAGGAAATAAAAGTTGTAAATTCGCCATCAAGCATAGTGTCTATTATCTAATGCTAACAGTTTTTATAGACTGACTAGCGTAAACGTTCATTAACTCTGTTTACGAAACTTATAACGTTCCGGTGGTCAATAATGTAGAAATTAAGCGATATCGGCGTTAGAGCGACTTTTTTCTCGACAAGAACCACGTAAACGTCTGTGCCTTTCTCCGGCTTTACGGGCTCGCCGTATAGCCAATAGTACACGCCTCCCCTAGGGTCAATTCTCTTCTCTACAATGTTAACAAATCTTACTCTAGCAGGCCGCGCAACTTTAACCTCGTAAGACGGGGAGTCGGGAAAATTAACGTTTAAAATATCGATGCCCGAGGGGAAACCGTTTTCAAGAATCTCGTATACGATTTCCTTTATGCATTTCTTGATGGATTCATAGAACTTCCTATCTGAAAATAGAGCTTCGCCCTTAACAACTGCGACTGAGAAGGCTACGGCGGGGATGCCTTCTAAAGCAGCTTGAGCAGCAGCGCCGACAGTGCCAGATGACAATATCACTTGGATACTAGTGTTATCGCCTATGTTCACGCCGGAAACTACCAGGTCCACGGGGCCGGTTATAGTTTTCAAAGCCATGTAGATTATATCGCTCGGCGTGCCGTTGATTAGGAAGGCGCGGGTATCCTCGAATTTCACTTCGTTAATCCTAAGAGGCTTATGTAGAGTAATGCCTAGCCCGCTAGCAGATTTAGGCGTTTCGGGCACGATAACGTAGGCCTCGCCCAGATCTCTAACCGCGTTATAAAGCAGTTCGAGACCGGGGCTGTATAGCCCGTCGTCGTTCGTAATTAAAATACGCTTCACGTCATCACCTCAACAAGTTAAACGTCTACGCATTTACAAATATTTAAATGCTATGTAAGCTAAAGATTTAAACTCGCGCCTTAATACAGCTATGTCTAAAAATACCATGTTTAATTAAACTTGAGAGATAACTGATGGATACATGTTAAGCGGGGCTTCGGTTAAGGATCCATAAATTAGCTATAAACTGAGCAAGGAATGTTTGCCGTTGGAATAAATGTTTAAGGTTTACAAAACAGATATTAAAATCGAAAAATCTAGCATAGTTATATATACGGGGTGTCCCACTATTTTCTTGAATGAAAACGGTAAAATCTTTAGATATAGGACACACGGTCAAGCTAGCCGATGGACAGCCAGTCGGAATTTTTATAACATACAAGCCGGAAGCATTGCAAATGTTAGGAGTTTTAAAAGAAACTCTTGAGCACATCGCGGAATCCGAACTACCAGTAGTTCATTTACTAACTTCTCTTCCCAGTCCTGGGCAGATATTGTGCGGCTACGTGATAGTCGATGCAGCCGGCAAGGAAGATAAAATAAAACAGTTAATAAGAAAAATCAAAAAACTGGAATACGTCGAAGATGTAGAAGTCTACTATCCATCAAAGAGCGGTATGTTGACAGCAACTCCATTCGACGTTCTCAAAGTATCCGGTATGAGAGGCATGGTCTGGGTAAAGCCGATGTTTAAAGCGTTTATCAGAACTTTCCAAGAGATGGTTGGAACGGGAGGCTCCGCCATAATATACAACATGGGTTATATAATTGGTAAGGAAGCCTTTCATGAACACATGAAAATAGCCGGTAGCGATAAAAGAGAAGCTCTAGAAGTAAGCAGAAATTTCTTTAAAGCATCCGGGCTGGGAAGCGTAGAGTTCAGGCATATAGATGTGAAAAAGGGAAAGGCAATAGTAAGAGTCTACAACAGCTTCGAATGCGAGCTATTTCCAAACATAGGAAGACCCGCTAGCCAGTTTATAAGAGGAATAGTGGCTGGCTGGATATCAGCTTTACTGGAAAAAGAAGTTGAAACTAGAGAAACAAAATGCCTCGCAAAGGGAGATCCCTTTTGTGAATACGTGATCAGGGCAGTCGATAATTCAGCCTCTTTCTAGACGATAAGCCCTGATAAAATTCATGCCAACAGTATTTTGACGAAGCCTAAAATCTCTTTTCCAACTAGAAGCCGCACTCTTCCAACCTATCCGAGAAATGCAGCTATTAACGCAGCTTCGAAACAATCTCTTCTAGTAATACTCGCTCATGTCCAGTCCCTAAATATTTAAGGCATAAAATAAAACATAAGCTTATCAAATACGCGGGTGGAATGCCCATGAAAAAAACGGTAGAAGTTACCATAAAGCCGATCGACGACCCGGAAAAATACTGGGAGGTAGTAGATGTTTCCATCGATGCCTGGGGCATGAAAGACTATAGAGACGCTGTTCCCGCGCATATGATGAAAGCCATAGCCGACAATGGAGGCTTAGTGCTTGCCGCGTTTGAAGGCAATAAAATAGTCGGCTTTGTCCTCGGCATACTGGCTATGGATAATCAAGGAAAACTACACCATTACTCCCACCAGCTCGCCGTCAGGAGAAAATATAGAGGCACTGGAGTGGCAATCGCGTTAAAACTAGCCCAGAGAAGACACGTTTTAAACCAGGGATTAGACCTGGTTACTTGGACTTTCGATCCACAACAAGGCAGAAATGCAAAGTTTAACTTCGCCAAGCTTGGGGTAATATGCAGAAAATTCTACAGGAACTACTATGGAATATTACAAGACGAGATAAATAGAGGTCTAGTAACCGACCGCTTTAAAGTAAAATGGTGGATTAAAAGTAAGAGAGTTGAAAAACGCATAAACGGCAGATTCCCACCGCCAAAAATGGAAGATGTCGAAGACCTAGCTGAGCCAGTAGTAGAAACTGAGAAAATAGTCCAAAACGTGAGAAAAATAAAAAAGGTAAACTTAGACGCTAAGAACGATGTTTTGCTAGTTGAAGTTCCGGGTAACGTAGACAAGGTTAGAGAATATAGCCTCGAACTGGCGAACAATTGGAGGATAGGGCTTAGACCAGTTTTTGAAAAATACTTTTCTGAAGGCTATATAGCTACAGAATTTATCTCCCACGTAGAAAACGGGGAAAGGAGAAACTTCTACATGCTATGGAAGGCACCTCTCGAAAAAATACTTGAAGGTGAAGCCCCGTGGAGATAAGAAAGATAGAAGTCTACGAGCTGGAAATGAAGCTTAAAGAGTATTTCGAGACAAGCTTCGGCAGCGTACAAACTAGGCCAGTAATACTGGTCAAGGTAGAAGAGAAAAACGGCGAGGAGGGATGGGGGGAAGTCGTCGCCGGAGAGGGGCCATGGTACAACTACGAATCCTATGAAACCTCTCTAATCATACTAGACAAATACCTCATACCAATCATGCTACAGGCTAGCGAAGTATCGGCGAGAAACGCATGGAACCTAATGAAGAAAGTAAGAGGCTACAACGCTGCAAAGGCGGGGCTTGAAACTGCAATATGGGATTTAGAGTCTAAGCTCCATGGCAAGCCCCTCTACAAGTACATTGGCGGAGCTAAGAAGCGGATACCGTCAGGGGTTAGCATAGGAATAAAAGAAAGCGTGGACAGGCTACTATCTATAATATCTAGAAGGCTAGAGGAAGGCTATATACGCATAAAAATCAAAATCAAACCCGGCTGGGACCTAGAAATACTGGAAACCATTAGAAGCCAGTTTCCAGACATACCACTGCAAGTAGACGCGAACGCCGCCTACACTCTCAAAGACATAAATACTCTCAGACAGCTAGACAATTACAACCTGCTAATGGTCGAGCAGCCACTACACTATGAAGACCTAGCCGACCACGCCGTATTAGCTAGAAAACTATCGACGCCGATATGCCTAGACGAGAGCATTGTGAGCATCTACGACGCCAAGGCTGCGTATAAGCTAGGCTCGGCGGAGATAATCAACATAAAACCTGGAAGAGTTGGAGGATATACTCCAAGCATAGAAATACACGACTTCGCTAAGGCAACCGGCATAGGCTTATGGGTTGGAGGCATGCTGGAAACCGGGGTCGGTAGAGGGCATCAGGTAGCCTTGGCGACGCTGGAAAACTTCACATATCCAAACGATATATCGGCAAGCAGCCGATACTGGGAAAAAGACATCGTAGAGCCGGAGTGGGAGATGAAAAACGGGTATATCGAAGCACCTGAAAAACCGGGGATAGGCGTCGAAGTACTCCAAGACCATATAGAAAAAATCTCAAAAAGAAAAAGGGAATACCGTTAATACCTTCTCCAATAAACTTTTTTAGACCGCTTGGAGCCGGCAATACAATCTTTTCTTTCAACCTTTTCCTCTATACTCTTCCACGCACTTTTTGCTGCAGAAAACCTGCCATGCCGCCAGTAGCTTCGTCCTTGCCAACAGTTGCTGCACAGTCGTTCTATCATCCAAGTATAAAATCCGGAAACGAATATTCAACAGTATCCAGTCCAGAAAAATTTATTACCCCTCCTTCATTCTTCAAATAAGCCTACTAGTTGAGGTGTATAAATTGGTAAAATACAAACAGACAGCGGACATCCTAAAAATAATGAGAAACATTGAACAAGTAAGAAACATAGGCACCCTAGCACACGTAGACCACGGAAAAACAACCACATCAGACAGCCTGCTAATGGGAGCCGGATTATTAAGCCCCAAAACAGCAGGCAAAGCCCTAGCCCTAGACTACGTAGAAATAGAACAGCTCAGGCAGATGACGGTAAAAGCCGCAAACATAAGCCTCTACCACGAATGGAAAGGAAAACCATACGTAATCAACCTAGTAGACACTCCAGGCCACGTAGACTTCACAGGACACGTAACCAGAAGCCTCAGAATGATGGACGGCGGAATAGTAGTAGTAGACGCCGTCGAGGGAGTAATGACCCAGACAGAGACTGTATTAAGGCAGGCATTAGGCGAGAGAGTGAGACCCCTACTCTACATAAACAAGGTAGACAGGCTAATCAAAGAACTAAAGCTAAGCCCCCAAGAAATACAGGAAAGATTCGTAGAAATAGTAAAAGACTTCAACGCGCTAATAGAACTATACGGCGAGCCCGGATTCAAAGAAAAATGGAAAGTAGACTTCAAGCGCGGACAAGTAGCATTCGGAAGCGCACTACACAAATGGGGACTAACAATACCAATAGCAGTAAAGAAAGGATTAAAATTCGACTATATAGTCGACGCCTACCAGAAAGGATACTACGAAGAACTGGCAAAAGAATTCCCGCTCTACGTCGCCCTGCTGGACATGGTTGTAGAACACGTGCCAAACCCGCGGCAAGCACAAAAATACAGAGTACCCAAACTCTGGAAAGGAGACCTAGACGGTCCAATAGGCAAAGCAATGACAGAATGCGACCCTGAAGGACCAGCAGTAGTAGCAATAAGCAAGATAATCTTCGACCCACACGCGGGATTCGTAACAACAGGAAGAGTATTCAGCGGAACAGTAAAATCCGGACAAGAAGTATGGCTAGTAAACGCGAAAACCCAACAAAGAATACTGCAAGTAGGGCTCTACATGGGACCATACAGGGAAATAGCAGAAGAAATAACAGCAGGAAACATAGTCGCACTACTAGGACTAGACAAGGCACGAGCAGGAGAAACAGCAGTAGACGTAAAATACAAAGACCAAATGGCACCATTCGAAAGAATGGCATACGTAAGCGAGCCGGTCGTAACAATAGCAATAGAACCCAAAAAAAGCAGCGACCTACCAAAACTGGTTGACGCCCTCAGAAAACTAGCAATAGAAGACCCAACACTAAAAGTAACAATAAACCAGGAAACAGGAGAATACCTGATAAGCGGAATGGGAACACTACACCTAGAAATAACACTCTGGGAACTAAACCAGCGAACCGGACTAGAAGTAATAACAAGCCCACCAATAGTAAGATACAGAGAAACAATCAAAAAACCAAGCCAAACATTCGAAGGCAAAAGCCCCAACAAACACAACAAACTATACATCAGCGTAGAACCACTAAACCAAGAAACACTACAACTACTACAAAAAGGAGAAATCTACGACGGACAAGACTGGCGGCAAAGAGCAAAAATACTAAGAGAAAAAGCAGGATGGGACACAGACCAAGCAAGAGGAATATGGGCAATAGACGACAACCTAAACATACTCGTAGACCTAACAAAAGGAGTACAACACCTAAGAGAAATCAAAGACACAATAATCCAAGCATTCATATGGGCATTCGAAGAAGGACCACTAGCACGAGAACCAGTAAGAGGAGTCAAAGCAATACTACACGACGC from Thermoproteales archaeon encodes:
- a CDS encoding elongation factor EF-2 — protein: MVKYKQTADILKIMRNIEQVRNIGTLAHVDHGKTTTSDSLLMGAGLLSPKTAGKALALDYVEIEQLRQMTVKAANISLYHEWKGKPYVINLVDTPGHVDFTGHVTRSLRMMDGGIVVVDAVEGVMTQTETVLRQALGERVRPLLYINKVDRLIKELKLSPQEIQERFVEIVKDFNALIELYGEPGFKEKWKVDFKRGQVAFGSALHKWGLTIPIAVKKGLKFDYIVDAYQKGYYEELAKEFPLYVALLDMVVEHVPNPRQAQKYRVPKLWKGDLDGPIGKAMTECDPEGPAVVAISKIIFDPHAGFVTTGRVFSGTVKSGQEVWLVNAKTQQRILQVGLYMGPYREIAEEITAGNIVALLGLDKARAGETAVDVKYKDQMAPFERMAYVSEPVVTIAIEPKKSSDLPKLVDALRKLAIEDPTLKVTINQETGEYLISGMGTLHLEITLWELNQRTGLEVITSPPIVRYRETIKKPSQTFEGKSPNKHNKLYISVEPLNQETLQLLQKGEIYDGQDWRQRAKILREKAGWDTDQARGIWAIDDNLNILVDLTKGVQHLREIKDTIIQAFIWAFEEGPLAREPVRGVKAILHDAIVHDDPAHRGPAQIMPATRHAIYAAFLSADPILLEPILKIDVKVPQEQLSGVLSVITKRRGKILNMEQHGLLMRVKGEIPVSETFGLADDMRSTTQGRAFWSTEFSRWAPVPSSMLLDLVMKIRERKGLPKRIPRPEDFLGP
- the surE gene encoding 5'/3'-nucleotidase SurE, which produces MKRILITNDDGLYSPGLELLYNAVRDLGEAYVIVPETPKSASGLGITLHKPLRINEVKFEDTRAFLINGTPSDIIYMALKTITGPVDLVVSGVNIGDNTSIQVILSSGTVGAAAQAALEGIPAVAFSVAVVKGEALFSDRKFYESIKKCIKEIVYEILENGFPSGIDILNVNFPDSPSYEVKVARPARVRFVNIVEKRIDPRGGVYYWLYGEPVKPEKGTDVYVVLVEKKVALTPISLNFYIIDHRNVISFVNRVNERLR
- a CDS encoding TatD family hydrolase; the protein is MEISRVSSNNKEFFVDAHCHLYEFSTVEIEKFGEFKILAVSDDLSSSIKTINLSRIYLNVIPCIGIHPWEINEESVKQLERLKQFLPKIKCLGEIGLDKRFVPKTYKLQLKIFQEFLENARNYNLIVNLHAAGAWREVYNLVKKYDVSRAIFHWYSGPLDLLREIVDSGYCITINPTVVINKKHMQALKQASIENILTESDGPYKYRGFDLRPELIKNTIKVIAQVKNINVEQVKKQILYNFNKLFK
- a CDS encoding GNAT family N-acetyltransferase translates to MKKTVEVTIKPIDDPEKYWEVVDVSIDAWGMKDYRDAVPAHMMKAIADNGGLVLAAFEGNKIVGFVLGILAMDNQGKLHHYSHQLAVRRKYRGTGVAIALKLAQRRHVLNQGLDLVTWTFDPQQGRNAKFNFAKLGVICRKFYRNYYGILQDEINRGLVTDRFKVKWWIKSKRVEKRINGRFPPPKMEDVEDLAEPVVETEKIVQNVRKIKKVNLDAKNDVLLVEVPGNVDKVREYSLELANNWRIGLRPVFEKYFSEGYIATEFISHVENGERRNFYMLWKAPLEKILEGEAPWR
- the menC gene encoding o-succinylbenzoate synthase codes for the protein MEIRKIEVYELEMKLKEYFETSFGSVQTRPVILVKVEEKNGEEGWGEVVAGEGPWYNYESYETSLIILDKYLIPIMLQASEVSARNAWNLMKKVRGYNAAKAGLETAIWDLESKLHGKPLYKYIGGAKKRIPSGVSIGIKESVDRLLSIISRRLEEGYIRIKIKIKPGWDLEILETIRSQFPDIPLQVDANAAYTLKDINTLRQLDNYNLLMVEQPLHYEDLADHAVLARKLSTPICLDESIVSIYDAKAAYKLGSAEIINIKPGRVGGYTPSIEIHDFAKATGIGLWVGGMLETGVGRGHQVALATLENFTYPNDISASSRYWEKDIVEPEWEMKNGYIEAPEKPGIGVEVLQDHIEKISKRKREYR